The following are encoded in a window of Carya illinoinensis cultivar Pawnee chromosome 15, C.illinoinensisPawnee_v1, whole genome shotgun sequence genomic DNA:
- the LOC122295583 gene encoding cytochrome P450 82A3-like, with translation MDLLSLLSPCLNSVVVGALAIALLLFHLLRRSKDGLLKTPPSPPGAWPIVGHLPLLGGSQLSHKTLGAMADKYGPAFTIQIGLHRALVLSNWEVAKECFTTNDVAVSSRPKLVASKHLGYNSAVFSRAAYGSYWRELRKIVAVQLLSNRRLELLSHVRVSEVETSLAQLYKLWTKQRDNSGQVMVDLKQWIGDMNLNLIVRMVAGKRYDFSTSIGDHNKEKARSFQKALREYFRLLGLFVVSDAIPCLGWLDYGGHEKAMKRTAKELDSMIGEWLEDHKRKRALGEGRKGEQDFMDVMLSILDGADQLAGNDADTINKATCLNLIAGAGDTNTVTLTWAISLLLNNRHVLRKAQDELDIQVGKERLVEDSDISKLVYLQAIVKETLRLYPAAPLGSPREFSEDCIIGGYHVTKGTRLITNIWKIQTDPLIWSDPLEFKPESFLSTHKDFDVSGKNFQLIPFGSGRRVCPGVTLALQVVHLTLARILHMFEISTPSNAQVDMTESFGLTNMKATPLEILIAPRLPSKLYALKTIK, from the exons ATGGATCTTCTTTCCCTTCTTTCCCCTTGCCTAAATTCTGTTGTAGTTGGAGCACTTGCCATAGCTCTGTTGTTATTTCATCTTTTAAGGAGGTCTAAAGATGGCTTGCTCAAAACCCCACCAAGTCCCCCGGGTGCATGGCCTATAGTGGGTCACCTGCCTCTTTTGGGAGGAAGCCAACTTTCCCACAAAACTTTGGGAGCCATGGCAGACAAATACGGTCCGGCTTTCACTATCCAGATAGGGTTGCACCGAGCCTTGGTGTTGAGCAATTGGGAGGTGGCTAAGGAGTGCTTCACAACCAACGATGTCGCTGTTTCCTCTCGACCCAAACTTGTTGCTTCAAAGCACTTGGGATATAACTCTGCCGTGTTCAGCCGCGCAGCCTATGGTTCCTATTGGCGTGAATTGCGTAAAATAGTCGCCGTACAGCTACTCTCTAATCGTCGGCTTGAACTTCTTTCTCACGTTCGAGTCTCCGAAGTTGAGACCTCCTTAGCACAGCTATACAAACTTTGGACCAAGCAAAGGGACAACTCAGGCCAGGTTATGGTGGATCTGAAGCAGTGGATTGGGGACATGAATCTTAACTTGATTGTTAGGATGGTTGCTGGAAAGCGGTACGACTTTTCTACTAGTATAGGGGATCATAACAAAGAAAAGGCACGTAGTTTTCAAAAAGCATTGAGGGAGTATTTTCGTTTGCTTGGGTTGTTCGTGGTGTCGGATGCCATTCCTTGCCTTGGTTGGTTGGATTATGGTGGACATGAGAAGGCCATGAAGAGAACTGCTAAAGAATTGGACAGTATGATTGGGGAATGGCTGGAAGATCATAAGCGTAAGAGGGCTTTAGGTGAGGGCCGTAAAGGGGAGCAAGATTTCATGGATGTAATGCTTTCTATCCTCGATGGTGCAGACCAGCTTGCAGGCAATGATGCGGATACAATCAACAAAGCCACATGTTTG AATCTGATCGCAGGGGCCGGTGACACCAACACTGTTACCCTAACTTGGGCAATATCGCTCTTGCTAAACAACCGGCATGTGCTTAGAAAGGCCCAGGATGAGCTTGACATACAAGTGGGAAAGGAAAGACTTGTTGAGGACTCAGATATCAGTAAATTGGTCTATCTCCAAGCCATTGTGAAAGAGACATTACGTTTATATCCAGCAGCTCCATTAGGATCGCCGAGAGAATTCAGTGAGGACTGCATCATAGGCGGATACCATGTCACTAAAGGCACCCGACTCATTACCAACATCTGGAAAATTCAAACGGATCCACTGATATGGTCAGACCCTCTGGAGTTTAAGCCGGAAAGCTTTTTATCAACCCACAAGGATTTTGATGTCAGTggtaaaaattttcaattgatACCATTCGGAAGTGGTCGAAGAGTGTGCCCCGGAGTAACTTTAGCCCTTCAAGTGGTACATTTGACACTGGCTCGTATTTTGCACATGTTTGAGATCTCAACTCCCTCGAATGCACAGGTTGATATGACTGAGAGCTTTGGACTGACAAACATGAAAGCCACTCCCCTCGAGATTCTCATCGCACCTCGCCTACCTTCCAAGCTTTATGCATTGAAGACCATCAAATAg